The nucleotide sequence TTTTGAAGGGATGAAGGCTTTTCCCCAGAAGGATGGCAGCCTTAAACTCTTTCGCCCCGACGAGAACGCCAGGCGCTTCCGTAACTCCATGGAAGGGCTGAAGATGCCGAGCTTCCCGGAAGAAACCTTTATCAAAGCGGTAAAAGAGACCGTGCAGCGCAACAAGGAGATCGGATTTGCCCCGAGCTATGATCCCGCCTGGGAAGCGGGCGATTTTGCCGAGGGACACGCTGTCTATATTCGTCCTTTCAGCTACGCGGAACCCGCCATCGGGCTGGGACTGAGCATTAAACCATGGGTTGTTATTATCACCACGCCCGTAGGGTCCTACTTCCGCCCCGGTAACAGCAAGGCTGTTACCACAGACAGGGTACGGGCATTCCACGGGGGCACAGGCTGGATCAAATGCGATGCAAATTATGTCGTACCGATCCTGGTCAAAAAAGAGGCCGAATCCCAGGGCTACATGGAGGCCATATTCCTGGATGCCGAGAACAAGGAGTACATAGAGGAGGGTTCGTCCTGCAATATCTTCTTTGTGCTGAAAAACGGCAGCCTGGTTACTCCCGATCTCAGCGATACAATTCTTCCCGGCATTACCCGGGCAAGTGTCATACAACTCGCCAAAGACCTGGGAATCAACGTTGAAGAACGAAAAATTTCAATTCACGAAGTAATGGATTCAGCGGTGGAGGCCTTTGTTACCGGAACAGCCGCAGGAGTCAGCTATCTTGAATCTATCACCCATAAGGGAAAAAACAGAGAGTTCAACAGCGGGAAGATCGGCG is from Marispirochaeta sp. and encodes:
- the ilvE gene encoding branched-chain-amino-acid transaminase; this encodes MAAKGFTLSIYPWVYVAQSENSGWKEEFQEKPHMTPAEEAAMDEAELSELLEKRNSFPDLPLVNYTTQYGMGCFEGMKAFPQKDGSLKLFRPDENARRFRNSMEGLKMPSFPEETFIKAVKETVQRNKEIGFAPSYDPAWEAGDFAEGHAVYIRPFSYAEPAIGLGLSIKPWVVIITTPVGSYFRPGNSKAVTTDRVRAFHGGTGWIKCDANYVVPILVKKEAESQGYMEAIFLDAENKEYIEEGSSCNIFFVLKNGSLVTPDLSDTILPGITRASVIQLAKDLGINVEERKISIHEVMDSAVEAFVTGTAAGVSYLESITHKGKNREFNSGKIGAATQELQVELKGIQYGAREDRHSWMFQV